In Leifsonia sp. ZF2019, a genomic segment contains:
- a CDS encoding helix-turn-helix domain-containing protein, whose translation MDQQQTRNNRVTSSATRDFSAFRTAVSESFVPLHVTSERPDPFWGRIRMATADTVHVSEVSASQHVVERTPELIARSDRDYYKLSMMLSGTGLLIQDDREAVLRPGDLAVYDTHRPYSLVFDDDFRTMVVMFPKSLVDLPRELVSQLTAVRFDGRSGVGGIIVPFLAQLVGNLDQLSGPTGTRLAHSALDLVTTLFADELDARTETIDPHRALMQRIRMYIDANLASTDLGPTQIAAAHFISTRHLQGLFQEQSTTVSAWIRTRRLERCRRDLVDPLHADQSVAAIASRWGFVDAAHFSRVFKAAYEESPSDVRAAARA comes from the coding sequence ATCGATCAGCAGCAGACGCGGAACAACCGCGTGACATCCAGCGCCACGCGCGACTTCAGCGCGTTCCGCACCGCCGTCTCCGAGTCGTTCGTGCCGCTGCACGTGACGAGCGAGCGGCCGGATCCGTTCTGGGGTCGCATTCGGATGGCCACCGCGGACACGGTGCACGTCTCCGAGGTCAGCGCCTCCCAGCACGTCGTGGAGCGCACCCCCGAACTGATCGCGCGCTCGGATCGCGACTACTACAAGCTCAGCATGATGCTCTCCGGGACGGGCCTGCTCATCCAGGACGACAGGGAGGCCGTCCTCCGCCCCGGCGACCTCGCCGTGTACGACACGCACCGGCCGTACTCCCTCGTCTTCGACGACGACTTCCGGACCATGGTCGTCATGTTCCCGAAGAGCCTCGTCGATCTCCCGCGTGAGCTCGTGTCGCAGCTGACCGCGGTCCGTTTCGACGGGAGGTCCGGCGTCGGCGGGATCATCGTGCCGTTCCTGGCGCAGCTGGTCGGCAACCTCGACCAGCTCTCCGGCCCCACGGGAACGCGGCTCGCCCACAGCGCCCTCGACCTGGTGACCACACTGTTCGCCGACGAGCTGGACGCGCGTACCGAGACCATCGACCCGCACCGGGCGCTGATGCAGCGCATCCGGATGTACATCGACGCCAACCTGGCCTCGACCGATCTCGGGCCGACCCAGATCGCGGCGGCCCACTTCATCTCGACCCGTCACCTGCAGGGGCTGTTCCAGGAGCAGAGCACGACCGTCTCCGCGTGGATCCGCACCCGGCGTCTCGAGCGCTGCCGCCGCGACCTGGTCGACCCGCTGCACGCCGACCAGTCTGTGGCCGCCATCGCCTCGCGCTGGGGGTTCGTCGATGCCGCCCACTTCAGCCGGGTCTTCAAGGCGGCGTACGAAGAGTCGCCGTCGGACGTGCGGGCGGCCGCGCGCGCCTGA
- a CDS encoding acyl-CoA thioesterase, whose amino-acid sequence MIFRTMLHFWLARFGPRLDHWDVARTKFRVLPTDLDILKHMNNGVYLSIADIGRFDLLSRSGIWAIFKQRGWYPVVASETISFRKSLELWQPFVVESRILGFDEKAVYVEQRFTVDGEIYTQAFIRGRFLKRGGGIVTIEELLEAVGPSPTDVTVPQWLIEWGADAALPSTRAAAPSIWNE is encoded by the coding sequence ATGATCTTCCGGACGATGCTCCATTTCTGGCTCGCGCGCTTCGGGCCACGACTCGACCACTGGGATGTGGCGCGAACGAAGTTCCGGGTGCTGCCGACCGACCTCGACATCCTCAAGCACATGAACAACGGGGTGTACCTGTCGATCGCGGACATCGGGCGGTTCGACCTGCTGTCGCGCAGCGGCATCTGGGCGATCTTCAAACAGCGTGGCTGGTACCCGGTGGTGGCGTCGGAGACGATCTCGTTCCGCAAATCGCTCGAGCTGTGGCAGCCCTTCGTCGTGGAGTCGCGCATCCTCGGCTTCGACGAGAAGGCCGTGTACGTGGAGCAGCGGTTCACGGTTGACGGCGAGATCTACACGCAGGCGTTCATCCGGGGCCGGTTTCTGAAGCGCGGCGGGGGAATCGTCACGATCGAGGAGCTGCTGGAGGCCGTCGGCCCGTCGCCGACGGACGTCACGGTGCCCCAGTGGCTGATCGAGTGGGGAGCCGACGCTGCGCTCCCCTCGACGCGGGCCGCCGCGCCGAGCATCTGGAACGAGTGA
- a CDS encoding VOC family protein → MTLALGFIGIVTSDMAASLAFYRALGVSIPEGLDDAPHVDAAIEDGTTLSWDTLETIRSFDAGFVPATGGHRIALAFDKGTPDAVDAAVEELRAAGYPPHVEPWDAHWGQRYATVLDPDGNSIDLFAAAAN, encoded by the coding sequence ATGACACTCGCACTCGGCTTCATCGGCATTGTGACCTCCGACATGGCGGCCTCGCTCGCCTTCTACCGTGCCCTCGGCGTGAGCATCCCGGAGGGCCTCGACGACGCCCCGCATGTCGACGCGGCAATCGAGGACGGCACGACCCTCTCCTGGGACACGCTGGAGACCATCCGTTCCTTCGATGCCGGCTTCGTGCCCGCCACCGGCGGCCACCGGATCGCGCTCGCGTTCGACAAGGGGACGCCGGACGCGGTGGACGCCGCCGTGGAGGAGCTGCGCGCAGCCGGATACCCGCCGCACGTCGAGCCGTGGGACGCGCACTGGGGCCAGCGCTACGCGACCGTGCTCGACCCGGACGGCAATTCGATCGACCTCTTCGCGGCCGCGGCGAACTGA
- a CDS encoding primary-amine oxidase, with translation MSHQHTSTVTAPTEVRHPLDALTAQEIADGRDILVAAGLVGESTRFPSVLPVEPSKEAVAAYREGDEIDRRILFVLLDTATGASAEAIVSVTTRELVDHRPLGTAVAPYGQPQYLFEEYVRAEEIAKASPEWRAAMVRRGLEDRIELAFCAPLAPGFHNRAEESGRRVIRSLTFLRSTPTDSPWSHPVEGLIVHIDLTTGAVLRVEDDGDIPVPDLDGNYDAATIGAARTTLKPIEITQPEGPSFRVDGQHVEWENWKLRVGFNAREGLVLNQVTFRDGDEDRSVLYRGSVPEMVVPYGDTTSTRFWISYFDAGEYLLGKNANTLTLGCDCLGVIHYFDGIVADDHGNPVTIPQVVCMHEEDYGILWKHTDLDGKTEVRRSRRLVISYFSTIGNYDYGFFWYLYLDGTIQVEAKATGIVFAGAGIPGSTDPHAPEIAPGLFAPVHQHLFCARLDVAIDGDRNALSEVDAVGIPIGPDNPHGNAFTWTNTPLSRESQAQRLADPSRARVWEVRSTTRRNAVGAPTAYHLLPQPSATLLAQPESTVWGRATFATKHLWATPFDPAERFPAGDYPNAHAGGAGLPAWTAADRSLEDADLVLWHVFGPTHIPRPEDWPIMPVDYSGFAFKPYGFLDRNPAMDLPDGAAAGASCCSGGECSCGR, from the coding sequence ATGTCCCACCAGCACACCTCCACCGTCACCGCGCCCACGGAAGTGCGGCATCCCCTCGACGCACTGACCGCGCAGGAGATCGCCGACGGGCGCGACATCCTGGTGGCGGCGGGGCTCGTGGGGGAGTCGACGCGTTTCCCGTCGGTGCTGCCGGTGGAGCCGTCGAAGGAGGCCGTGGCAGCGTACCGCGAGGGCGACGAGATCGACCGGCGCATCCTGTTCGTGCTCCTCGACACCGCAACCGGCGCCTCCGCCGAGGCGATCGTGTCGGTGACCACCCGGGAACTGGTCGACCATCGCCCGCTCGGGACGGCGGTGGCGCCGTACGGCCAGCCGCAGTATCTCTTCGAGGAGTACGTGCGTGCGGAGGAGATCGCCAAGGCGTCGCCCGAATGGCGGGCCGCCATGGTGCGCCGCGGGCTCGAGGACCGCATCGAGCTGGCCTTCTGCGCGCCGCTCGCTCCCGGCTTCCACAACCGTGCCGAGGAGTCCGGTCGCCGCGTCATCCGCTCGCTGACCTTCCTGCGTTCCACCCCGACCGATTCGCCGTGGTCGCATCCGGTCGAGGGCCTCATCGTGCACATCGACCTCACGACCGGCGCGGTCCTGCGCGTCGAGGACGACGGCGACATCCCGGTGCCCGACCTCGACGGCAATTACGACGCCGCCACGATCGGAGCCGCACGTACCACTCTCAAGCCGATCGAGATCACACAACCGGAGGGGCCGAGCTTCCGGGTCGACGGCCAGCACGTCGAGTGGGAGAACTGGAAGCTGCGTGTCGGCTTCAACGCCCGCGAGGGGCTCGTGCTCAACCAGGTGACCTTCCGCGACGGCGACGAGGACCGCTCAGTGCTCTACCGCGGTTCGGTGCCCGAGATGGTCGTGCCCTATGGCGACACGACATCGACCCGGTTCTGGATCAGCTACTTCGACGCGGGTGAGTACCTGCTCGGCAAGAACGCGAACACCCTGACCCTCGGCTGTGACTGCCTCGGCGTCATCCACTACTTCGACGGGATCGTGGCCGACGACCACGGCAACCCGGTGACCATCCCGCAGGTCGTGTGCATGCACGAGGAGGACTACGGCATCCTCTGGAAGCACACCGACCTCGATGGCAAGACGGAGGTGCGCCGCTCCCGCCGCCTCGTCATCTCGTACTTCTCCACCATCGGCAACTACGACTACGGGTTCTTCTGGTACCTCTACCTCGACGGCACGATCCAGGTGGAGGCGAAGGCCACCGGCATCGTCTTCGCGGGCGCCGGGATCCCCGGCTCGACCGACCCGCACGCTCCGGAGATCGCCCCCGGTCTCTTCGCACCCGTGCACCAGCACCTCTTCTGCGCCCGCTTGGACGTCGCGATCGACGGCGACCGCAACGCGCTCTCCGAGGTCGACGCGGTCGGCATCCCGATCGGCCCCGACAACCCGCACGGCAACGCCTTCACCTGGACGAACACGCCGCTGAGCCGCGAGTCGCAAGCGCAGCGGCTGGCCGACCCCTCCCGCGCACGGGTATGGGAGGTGCGCAGCACGACGCGCAGGAACGCCGTGGGCGCACCAACGGCGTACCACCTCCTCCCGCAGCCGAGCGCGACACTGCTCGCGCAGCCGGAGTCGACGGTGTGGGGACGGGCGACGTTCGCCACCAAGCACCTGTGGGCGACGCCGTTCGACCCGGCCGAGCGCTTCCCGGCCGGCGACTACCCGAACGCGCACGCGGGCGGGGCAGGGCTCCCCGCATGGACCGCGGCCGACCGGTCGCTGGAAGACGCGGACCTCGTGCTCTGGCACGTCTTCGGTCCGACGCACATCCCGCGTCCGGAGGACTGGCCGATCATGCCCGTCGACTATTCGGGATTCGCGTTCAAGCCGTACGGGTTCCTCGACCGGAATCCGGCGATGGACCTGCCGGACGGCGCGGCCGCCGGCGCGAGCTGCTGCAGCGGCGGGGAGTGCAGCTGCGGGCGCTGA
- a CDS encoding APC family permease, whose amino-acid sequence MIVAASAPLTVLAGGVTTTFAVTGVLGVPLSFLILGATLTVFAVGYAAMSRFVTNAGAFYSYVAQGLGRPGGVGVSIVALISYNAMQIGVYGMFGFQVSSLLAGKFGWDVPWWIPVLVCIAIIAALGVNRVDLSAKVLGVLVALEFVVVIVYDIASFIVAPEGVSAEALSPSNLFVPGIGAVFAFGIAAFMGFESAAIYGEESKDPKRTVARATYTAVGVIAIFYALSSWAMTVGSGPSNVIKDSTEQGPDLIFTFLGSHVGVIVSDIAQLLFITSLFASLVSFHNAVARYFFSLGREGVLPGWLSRIRAHSGAPWAGSVTQSILAAVVIVAFAIAGAGWVPPEGAPAALFPVLTLFSWLTNSGALGLVLLMAVVSFSVIGFFRRDGRGVGSWQRVIAPVVSGVALTVVFVLILVYFNTLLTSDPTAPPTATTFVLPAIVIVPGVVGVFWGMALKRRNPRVYAQIGHGTEEAGAPELGVEED is encoded by the coding sequence ATGATCGTGGCCGCGTCCGCACCCCTCACGGTGCTGGCCGGCGGCGTCACCACGACGTTCGCCGTCACGGGCGTGCTGGGCGTGCCGCTGTCGTTCCTCATCCTGGGCGCGACCCTCACGGTCTTCGCGGTCGGGTACGCGGCCATGAGCCGGTTCGTGACCAACGCCGGGGCGTTCTACTCCTACGTCGCCCAGGGGCTCGGCCGACCCGGCGGAGTCGGGGTCTCGATCGTGGCGCTCATCTCCTACAACGCCATGCAGATCGGCGTGTACGGGATGTTCGGGTTCCAGGTCTCGTCCCTGCTGGCGGGCAAGTTCGGCTGGGACGTGCCGTGGTGGATTCCGGTGCTCGTGTGCATCGCGATCATCGCGGCGCTCGGCGTCAACCGCGTCGACCTCTCCGCGAAAGTGCTCGGCGTGCTGGTCGCGCTCGAGTTCGTGGTGGTCATCGTCTACGACATCGCCTCCTTCATCGTGGCTCCGGAGGGCGTCAGCGCGGAGGCGCTCAGCCCGTCCAATCTGTTCGTCCCCGGCATCGGCGCGGTCTTCGCATTCGGCATCGCGGCCTTCATGGGCTTCGAGTCGGCGGCGATCTACGGCGAGGAGTCGAAGGACCCGAAGCGCACCGTCGCGCGCGCCACCTACACGGCCGTCGGCGTCATCGCGATCTTCTACGCCCTCTCCTCCTGGGCGATGACGGTCGGCTCCGGCCCGAGCAACGTCATCAAGGACTCGACCGAGCAGGGCCCCGACCTGATCTTCACATTCCTCGGCTCGCACGTCGGCGTGATCGTCAGCGACATCGCGCAGCTGCTCTTCATCACCAGCCTGTTCGCCTCGCTGGTCAGCTTCCACAACGCGGTCGCGCGCTACTTCTTCTCGCTCGGCCGCGAGGGTGTGCTGCCCGGCTGGCTCTCCCGCATCCGCGCGCACAGCGGTGCCCCGTGGGCGGGTTCGGTGACCCAGAGCATCCTCGCCGCGGTCGTCATCGTCGCCTTCGCGATCGCCGGCGCGGGATGGGTTCCTCCGGAGGGTGCTCCTGCCGCCCTCTTCCCCGTGCTCACCCTGTTCTCCTGGCTGACGAACAGCGGCGCACTCGGCCTGGTGCTGTTGATGGCGGTCGTCTCGTTCTCGGTGATCGGCTTCTTCCGGCGCGACGGACGCGGCGTCGGCTCCTGGCAGCGGGTGATCGCGCCCGTGGTGTCGGGGGTCGCGCTGACCGTGGTGTTCGTGCTGATCCTCGTCTACTTCAACACCCTGCTGACGAGCGACCCGACGGCACCGCCCACCGCGACCACGTTCGTCCTGCCCGCGATCGTGATCGTCCCGGGCGTCGTCGGGGTGTTCTGGGGGATGGCGCTCAAGCGTCGCAACCCCAGGGTCTACGCTCAGATCGGCCACGGGACCGAGGAGGCCGGCGCTCCCGAGCTGGGCGTCGAGGAGGACTGA
- a CDS encoding helix-turn-helix transcriptional regulator yields MYSEREVDGDRILWRSASGASTVIPADGCLDVILHDDVVRVAGPSTRWLQTRADGDTPTIGIRFAPGAANALLGIALAELRDDDVLAADVLGRRAAARIADQLRRSARSSFIGTDALTVDVPDWVAAVRRSARLAQPVSALITELGWSERRLRRGMSATFGYGYATLVRLERARRAQALLTRGASLADAAFRAGYADQPHLTREFDRLVGITPGQFAAAAKRSIELPSGSSTVA; encoded by the coding sequence GTGTACAGCGAACGGGAGGTCGACGGAGACCGGATACTGTGGCGGTCCGCGAGCGGGGCGTCGACCGTCATCCCCGCCGACGGGTGCCTCGACGTGATCCTGCACGACGACGTCGTCCGGGTCGCCGGGCCGTCCACGCGGTGGCTGCAGACGCGCGCGGACGGGGACACGCCGACCATCGGGATCCGCTTCGCGCCCGGCGCCGCGAACGCCCTCCTGGGCATCGCCCTCGCCGAGCTCCGCGACGACGATGTCCTTGCAGCCGACGTGCTGGGCCGACGGGCTGCCGCGCGGATCGCCGACCAGCTGCGCCGCTCCGCCCGGTCCTCATTCATCGGGACGGATGCACTGACCGTCGACGTACCCGACTGGGTGGCGGCCGTCCGTCGTTCGGCTCGGCTGGCTCAGCCGGTCTCCGCCCTGATCACCGAACTCGGCTGGTCAGAGCGCCGGTTGCGGCGCGGGATGTCGGCGACCTTCGGCTACGGCTATGCGACCCTCGTGCGCCTCGAGCGGGCTCGCCGTGCCCAGGCCCTGCTCACGCGGGGCGCATCTCTCGCAGACGCGGCGTTTCGCGCCGGCTACGCCGACCAGCCGCACCTCACGCGGGAGTTCGATCGGCTGGTCGGAATCACACCCGGTCAGTTCGCCGCGGCCGCGAAGAGGTCGATCGAATTGCCGTCCGGGTCGAGCACGGTCGCGTAG
- a CDS encoding FAD-binding oxidoreductase: MGIDLDAARVARLRESVRGAVFLRGDEGLAAEAACFDPTIRHDPDILVAARDEADVAAAVRFARENDLPLRIQATGQGAENPVSGGLLLITRDLDALEIDKDARRARIGAGVRWAPIIEAAAAYGLAPVTGSSTSVGAVGYTLGGGLGPLARSHGFTADWVRSFRVVTADGELVVADDVTNSDLFWALRGGKGGLGVVTEMVLELVPLTTLYGGSVFFDEDAADEAFRVWADWSASLVDQATTSAVFLRIPDVDGPPPPLRGRSLFSVRFAFPGDAAEGERLFAPMRGAAPVYLDFVGEMPTTAVATIHNDPEQGGPSWIRGHMLDSFDRALADDLLPLIGTTAATPFLAVEVRQLGGATHRDTADGTAVGGRASTHALSSIAADPATFGDAAPAHAAAIAEVLGDRISAVTNINWVADPSDPAAFRCLWPEEIFDRLSTARAAWDPERVFAFGPA; this comes from the coding sequence ATGGGAATCGATCTCGACGCGGCGCGCGTCGCTCGGCTGCGTGAGTCCGTCCGTGGCGCCGTCTTCCTCCGCGGCGACGAGGGACTCGCCGCCGAAGCCGCCTGCTTCGACCCGACCATCCGGCACGACCCTGACATCCTGGTGGCCGCACGCGACGAAGCCGACGTCGCCGCGGCCGTGCGCTTCGCCCGGGAGAACGACCTGCCGCTCCGCATCCAGGCGACGGGCCAAGGCGCCGAGAACCCGGTCTCCGGCGGCCTGCTCCTCATCACCCGTGACCTCGACGCGCTCGAGATCGACAAGGATGCCCGACGCGCGCGCATCGGGGCGGGGGTGCGCTGGGCGCCCATCATCGAAGCGGCGGCGGCGTACGGGCTGGCTCCCGTGACGGGGTCGTCCACGAGCGTCGGCGCGGTCGGCTACACCCTCGGCGGTGGCCTGGGCCCGCTGGCGCGCAGCCACGGCTTCACCGCGGACTGGGTCCGCAGCTTCCGCGTGGTGACGGCCGACGGCGAGCTCGTCGTCGCCGACGACGTGACGAACTCCGATCTCTTCTGGGCGCTCCGCGGAGGCAAGGGCGGCCTCGGCGTCGTGACCGAGATGGTGCTGGAGCTCGTCCCGCTCACCACCCTCTACGGCGGCAGCGTCTTCTTCGACGAGGATGCCGCCGACGAGGCCTTCCGCGTCTGGGCCGACTGGTCGGCCTCGCTCGTCGACCAGGCGACCACCTCCGCCGTGTTCTTGCGCATCCCCGACGTCGACGGGCCTCCGCCACCCCTGCGCGGGCGCTCCCTGTTCAGCGTGCGCTTCGCGTTCCCCGGCGATGCGGCGGAGGGAGAGCGGCTGTTCGCGCCGATGCGGGGCGCCGCACCTGTCTACCTCGACTTCGTCGGCGAGATGCCCACGACGGCTGTGGCCACCATCCACAACGATCCCGAGCAGGGCGGCCCGAGCTGGATCCGCGGCCATATGCTCGATTCATTCGACCGCGCGCTGGCCGATGACCTCCTGCCGCTGATCGGCACGACCGCGGCCACCCCGTTCCTCGCGGTCGAGGTGCGTCAACTCGGCGGGGCCACCCACCGCGACACGGCGGACGGCACCGCTGTCGGCGGCCGCGCCAGCACCCACGCCCTCAGTTCGATCGCGGCCGACCCCGCGACCTTCGGGGATGCCGCGCCCGCGCATGCCGCAGCGATCGCCGAGGTGCTGGGCGACCGGATCTCCGCCGTCACGAACATCAACTGGGTGGCGGATCCGAGCGACCCCGCTGCGTTCCGGTGCCTGTGGCCGGAGGAGATCTTCGATCGGCTGTCGACGGCGCGGGCGGCGTGGGATCCGGAGCGCGTGTTCGCGTTCGGACCGGCCTGA